In Sphingobacterium thalpophilum, a genomic segment contains:
- a CDS encoding RNA polymerase sigma factor: MFAFKSSKIDTAQDHELLLHYQESKELQVLGDLYQRHTEMVYYVCLRYLQDSELSKDAVMNIFEELIYKVNKQEIKDFPRWLYVLSKNHCLMYLRSQKNKTQISLDEFVKFPGDMHQYEQYDEKEEQLTAMEGCLGKLPDKQQQSVRLFFLEEKCYKEISESTGYSLNEVKSYIQNGKRNLKNCMEAWNEQQ, encoded by the coding sequence TACCAGGAGTCTAAGGAGCTCCAGGTATTGGGTGATCTATACCAACGACATACGGAGATGGTATACTATGTTTGCTTACGGTATCTCCAAGATTCCGAATTGAGTAAAGATGCTGTCATGAATATCTTTGAAGAATTAATATACAAAGTCAACAAACAAGAAATCAAGGACTTCCCAAGGTGGCTTTATGTATTAAGCAAGAACCATTGTCTGATGTATTTGAGGTCTCAAAAGAACAAAACTCAAATTTCTTTGGATGAATTTGTGAAATTTCCGGGAGACATGCATCAGTATGAACAATATGATGAAAAAGAAGAACAGCTAACAGCCATGGAAGGCTGTCTGGGAAAATTGCCAGACAAACAGCAACAGTCGGTTAGACTCTTCTTTTTGGAAGAAAAATGTTACAAAGAGATTAGTGAATCTACCGGTTATAGCTTGAACGAAGTAAAAAGCTATATTCAGAATGGAAAACGGAATTTAAAAAATTGCATGGAGGCTTGGAATGAGCAACAGTAA